TGATAATGGCGGATGTGCCGAAGATATTGAACGAGGTGAGGATAAAACTTTAGAAGGTCTTGGTACTGCGCAAAGCTACCAGAGTTATCGTATCAATTGGGCCAACACCAGCAATACCCCATTTAAGCTATATAAACATTATGTACACGAGGGAGGGATCTCTACACCTTTCATTGCCAGCTGGCCCAATGTTATAAAACCAATCCAACAAGTAATCAGTACGCCGGCAAGTATTATCGATATTATGCCTTCATTTGTTGAGGCATCAGGCACCACTTATCCAACAAGGTATAAAAACACGATAATTCATCCAACTGCAGGAAAAAGTCTGATAGCATTATTCTCAGGCAAAAAATTGGAAGAGAGACCGTTGTTTTGGGAACATGAGGCAAACCGGGCAATAAGATACCAAAATTGGAAACTTGTATCGAAAGCAAAAAAACAGCCTCCTTTTGTCGGGGTTTGGGAGTTGTATGACATCACCAGGGATAGGTCGGAGACCATCGATTTATCAAAAAAATATCCTGAAGTAGTAGAAGATCTTGCATCAATGTGGGATAGCTGGGCAAAGAATAACCGGGTTTATCCTTTGCGTCCCCCCAAAGTAGAAAAATGAATAAATATGGAAATATGGAGGCCGCCAACACTTGAATGGTGGCCTGGATATATGTTTTGATCATTACCTATACGTCTTGTTTAACCACTTATAAATTTCACTGATATGAAAAAAATCAATTTTTTTAGCACGAAAATGCGCCGGCACAACAAGGTTGTGCTGGTATTTTCATTTATCCTGGTAGCTATGGTTGCTTGTAAAAAAACAGGTGTACCACCGGATGCAGCATCTGAACCAGGGAAAGAGATAGAAACCAGGTCATCAACTGAAGGAGAGTTCACAACATTGGCGTTCAATACTCCAATAAAATTGTTTGATGGAGGCAGCGGTTTATACCATTCTTATCGCATTCCATCCATTATCAGAACTAAAAAAGGAACATTGATTGCTTTTTGTGAGGCTAGAGTAGACAATAACAGAGATTACGGAAACATTAACGTGATTTGCAGAAGGTCTGCTACTAACGGAAGTGGCTGGGGTCCCGAGATTTTGGTAAAGAGTACCAGCGGCACCTGGGGCAATCCCACTGCGGTTGTTAATCAAAGCGATGGGAAGATCTGGCTATTTATGTCTTATAATGATGCTGGCCTGAGCCAGTTTGGTGATAACGGAACAACGAAGATTACTCAACCAGGACAAAGAAAAACGTTTGTATGTTATAGTACATTTGACCAGGATGGAAACACATGGTCAACTCCGGTAAATATCACAAATATTGTTAAGCCCGCTAACATGGTTTGGGATGCAATGGGGCCTGGTATCGGCATTCAAAAACGTTTTGGCGCCACAGCGGGGCGCTTGATCATTCCGGCTAGTGGCAGGAACATCTATAGCGATAATAATGGTACTACCTGGCAGTACGAATCTATTCCTGGCGGTACATCTGAGGGTACAATAGTTGAACGGTTAACGGGTGTGCTAATGAGAAACGATCGTGGTGTGGGTTCAGCCGGGTTTTATCGTTATAAATCTGTGGGGGGTATCGGCACGAGCTGGACCGACTTCGAGGCCGTAACAGCCTTGCCTGATCCGCATTGTCAGGGTTCTATCTTAAGATATACTGATTCGCCCAGCCGGATTCTGTTTATGAATTCTGCCAGCCAAAGTACCAGAACCGCCATGAGAATCAGAATTTCCAATGATGAAGGTATTAGTTGGCCAACCAGCAAAGCCATTCCGCAAAACGGCTCTGGGAATGCAAAGCTCGGAGGTTATAGCAGCATGGTAAAAACAGCTGATAATATGATTGGTGCTTTAATTGAATTTAATGAAAATACATCAAATAGTGAGAGCAGCAACCGTAGTATCTATTTCCATAAATTCAACCTGGCCTGGTTTTAATTTTACAAATTAATCTATAGCCATATTTTGAATATCCGCCAGTCATTCGCAAGCTGACCCTTTCGCAATCTCAAAAGTACTTACAAAAAGTTAGTAATAATATGAAGACAGGTCACTGAACAGGCCACCGGGTTCTTTGTATATTTTAATTTGAATTAATACATAAATTAACAAATAATCAATACTGGCGGGAAAAATCCACGAAAAGGGGCCGTCTCAATTACTTTTGAGACGGCCCCTTTGTGAACCGGATTGGATTCGAACCAATGACCTGCTGCTTAGAAGGCAGCTGCTCTATCCAGCTGAGCTACCGGTCCGGAACACTAAATAATTTTTTATGGGAGTGCAAATTTATATAATTTTCCATCAATTAATCAAATATTCCGTTGTTTAAAGCTAATGAAATGGATGTAAAGATCGAAAGCAGTTGGAAAGAGGTATTGAAAGACGAATTCCAGAAAACCTATTTCGAGCAGATCGTCATGTTCCTGAAACATGAGAAAGCGCTCAATAAAGTCATCTACCCCCCGGGAAACCTGATCTTCAATGCGTTTGACAAAACCCCCTTCGATAATGTAAAAGTAGTCATCCTGGGGCAGGACCCCTATCACGGGCCCGGCCAGGCACACGGCCTCTGCTTCTCTGTGCAGAAAGGTGTAAAGCCCCCGCCATCCCTCGTCAATATCTATAAAGAGCTCAATAAGGATGTTGGCATACCCATCCCGGAAACAGGGGATCTGACCAAATGGGCAGAACATGGGGTATTGCTGCTCAATGCCATGCTTACTGTCCGCAACGGGGAGCCGGCATCTCATAGCAAGATCGGCTGGGAAACTTTTACAGACGCCGTCATCCGAAAGATATCCGATCTGAAGGAAGGAGTGGTGTTCATGCTCTGGGGCAAATTTGCGCAGGACAAGCAGGTGCTTATCGATGCTACCCGGCATTACATCCTCAAGGCAGCGCATCCGTCCCCTTTCAGTGCGGACAAAGGTTTTTTCGGCTGCAGGCATTTTTCCAAAGCCAATGAGCTGTTGGTAAAAGATGGAAAGGAACCGGTAGACTGGCAACTGTAACTTCAATATATCTCCCTTTACATGAAATATGAATTGGCTTAGAAATATAGCAGGCCGTGTTTATGCGGTATACGGGCTTTTGATCTTTGTCATCACCCTGCTGCTGATGGTCATCCCTATCTGGATCACCTCCCTCTTGCCCGATCCCCGTAAAACCCGTTACTTCCTTGCACTCGCCCGCGGATGGATGGCTGTTTACATGCCGCTGATCTTTTGTCCCGTTTACCGTCACGGAAAGGAGCATTTCAAAAAGGGGCAGGTATATGTCGTGGTCTGCAATCACAATTCCCTGATGGACGTACCGGTGACAACACCCTGGACGCCGGGTGTCAATAAAACACTCGCCAAATACGAAATGGGCCGTATCCCCTTGTTCGGCATGATGTACAAGATCGGCGGGATCATGGTGAACCGCAAGGATGAGGCCAGCCGCCGCGAAAGCTTCGAGCATATGCATCGCGCGCTGGAAATGGGCATGCACATGATCTTGTTTCCCGAAGGCACACGCAACCGCACCGGCTACCCGCTGAAGAGCTTTTACGACGGTGCTTTTCTGCTGGCGATCGATGCCCAAGTGCCGGTGATCCCGGCCCTGCTGTTCAATACCCGCAAAATACTGGTGCCGGGAAAATTCTTTTTCGCCCTGCCGCACCGGATCGATTATCATTTCCTGCCGCCGGTGGAAACAAAAGGGTTAAACCGGGACGATGTGCGGATGCTGAAAGAAAAAGTGTTTATGATGATGTGGGAATACTATCAGCAACATGGCGGAAAATGATCAGACGGAGGTGATCCACCAGGTATTCCCGAAGGGGTCCCTGATTCCCGCAGCTCTGCCGTAATCCTTGCTGGCCGGCTCCTGACGCGATGTGGAGCCTGCTTCCATCGCCTTCGCGTACGTGGTGTCCGCATCTGTCACATACACAAAAACGGAACTGGTCTCCGGCTCCCAGGCTTCATTGCTTTCTCCGAACATGATGATGCTGCCGTTGATATCGGCTTCGCCATGCATAAGACGCCCCGCCGCATCCCGGTAAGTGGCCTTCTCTTCCGCTTCAAATACCGTTTTCAGGAACACCAGGAACTGATCGCCGTCAGATACCAGGAAGTAAGGAATAACGGCCGGATAACCAGCGGGTATGTTTGCTTTTGACATAAGAAATGTGCTTTTGTTGATGACAAAATTAGGTGGACGTACGATCATCAAATTGGAAAAAAACGACAATCTTACCCCTCCCGGTATTCTATCCCTTCAGGGCGGCCGGAAAAATACTGGCGGGGATGATAACCGGAGAATTCCCGGAATTCGTGGATGAAATGCGACTGGTCATAATACCCGCATGCATAAGCGATATCCGTCATGCTGCGCGGGGTATTGCCGTATTCCGCCAGCGCCCCCTGAAAGCGGATGATACGGCTGTACATTTTTGGCGAAAAACCGCCGAACTCCTTGAACTTCCTTTCAAATTGCCGGGTGGAAAGGCATATCTGCGATGCCAGTGCGGTAACATTCACCTGTCCTTTTGCTGCAATGATATGCCGTATCGCAACATGCGCAGCTGTTTCATCCTGTCGCCGTTTATGCAGCCGTTCCAGGAGGAACCTGCTCAGGATCTGTACTCTCTGAGGATGACTGGCTGCCGTCATCACCTGCTCCTGGAGGAACCTGCCTTCCGTGCTCAGTACCGCCGCCAATTCCGGCACATGGTTGCTGAATGCCGCGGAAGAAAGCCCGAAAAGCTGCGGTAAAGCGGATGGGTAAAGATAGGCGCCGAATATCCCGAAGCTGCCGTGTGTCAGGAATCTGCGGTGCCGGCTGCTCTGCGCATGCAGCACGGCCGGATGATAAGGATGATCGTCAGTATTCAGCCCGGAGAACAGCCCCTTGTAATGGAAGACCATTTCCGCACAGCCGTCTGCCATGGACCGGTACACGTACGGCTCTCCCTGCGGCACATCGTGCTCGAAAACCCAGAACATGCGCACATGTCGGGCCAATTGCGGCGGCGGGGGAAAGGTCCTGTACATATCCGGATACCAAGTTAAGAATATCATACGGCCCATTTCCAAAAGTTTTATATATTGTCGGTTCATCAGCATAAAATTGATCATCAACCGCAAGTGAACAATCTTCCGCAATTTAAAGATGAAAACGAGCTGTGGGCGGCCGTTCGTGAAGGCCAGGCCGGGGCGTTCAAAGTGTTGTATGAAGACTATGCAGATGTGCTGTTCCGCTACGGCATGCGCTATTTCAGTGAAGCGGAAACCGTAAAGGATTGTATGCACGACCTGTTCGTGGACCTCCATCATTATCACCGCAATCTTTCCCCCGCCGTCAATATCCGTTTTTACCTGCTGGGCGCTTTCCGCCGCAAACTCCATGAAACACGCAAAAAGACGGTGCCTTTGTATCCCGATGATGGCGCGGATACCACCTTTATGATAGAATATGACAAGGAGCATCATATTATTGCCGATGAACAGCAAAAAGAAATGCTTGGCCGCCTTTCCGCCGCATTGCAGCTATTGCCGGCGCGCCAGAAAGAGGTATTGTACCTGCGCTATAATTGTGAACTGAGTTATGAAGATGTGGCCGAGGTGATGAAGATCAGCATCCCTACCTGCCGTACCCTGGCCTACAGGGCCTTTCAGCAACTGCGGGAACAATTGAAACATACCCCTGTTTATTATCTCCTCATCTGCCTGTTCAACTCTTTTTAAAAAAAGTTTGATCCGGCAGTCTATATCCCCACGATTTCTCACTCTATATAATAAATGAAGCATGAGCCAGCATAACGAACAGCCTTCCGGTGAAAGGGACCCATTGGAGCCCGAAGTAAAGCAGATCGTCCGTGCAGCAGGGAATGAAAGCCTCGCACCGGATGAGAAAGCGGAGCTTTGGGAGCGCATTGAGACCAGTGTTTCAGAGCGGCAACCGGTGTACCGCCGTCTCTGGTGGAAAGTGGCTGCCGCGGTGATCGTTCTGGTAGCGGCAGGATGGTGGATGCTCCGGCAGAAGCCCGTAGCGGAAAAAGGCGTGCTGGCCTTTGCACAACAACAGCAGCCTGTTGCGGATACTTCCGGCGAAACCCGCCTGGTATTGGGCAATAACAGGCAGGTAACGCTTAGCGGGGCAAGTGCGTCGCTCACCTATAGCCAGAACGGCACACACGTTATGGTGAATGATAATGAGCAGTATCAGCAGGAGGGTGGAGAGGAAATTCAGTATAACACCCTGATCGTGCCATATGGCCGCCGGGCAAAGATCACCATGGAGGATGGTACGGAAGTCTGGCTGAACGCAGGCTCGCGGATGGTATATCCGGTAGTGTTCGATGGCAAAAGCAGGGAAGTGTTCCTGGAAGGAGAGGCATATTTCGAAGTGGTGGGCAGGGAAGGGCATCCCTTCTTTGTGTACACCAGCCAGCTGAAGACCGCGGTACTTGGCACCGCATTCAATATCAGCGCGTATGCGGATGATGCGGAGCAAACGGTGGTGCTGATACAGGGAAGCGTAAAGGTACATGCCAATGTAGGCGCCGCGCAGCAGTTGCTGACACCGGGTTACAAAGCGGGTTACTCCGTGATCGACCACAATATCAGCAAGGAACAGGTCAATACCATGATCTATACCGCCTGGAAGGAGGGGCGGTTGATGTTCGAACACGCACCATTGCAACATATTCTGAAAAAACTGAGCAGGTATTTTAATATCCGGATAACCACGGAATCAAACGGACAGTCAACTTTCTCCGGTGACCTGGACCTGGCGGACGATATCGGCCATGTGCTGGATGCGGTCAGCGTAAGTACCGGAATGAAGTATGAACACACAACGGAGGGAATTATACTGAAAAAGAAGTAGCAGTAACTAGCAACCAATAATCGCTTTATAAAAAAACCGGAAGATGCTGCAAACATCTCCCGGCTACTGGTCCCGATGGCCATCGGGACAGGCTTAACTATTACCTAAATTAAACACCGTAAATGTATGCAAAAAATCCATGTCGGCAAGCGCTTCCCGCGCAGGGAAAGTGCTGTATTAAAAGTGCTACGGATTATGAAGTTGACTACTTTTCTATTGTTCGCAGGCATCTCCTGTGCCTTTTCCTCGGCCTCGTACTCACAGGGGAGGATCAGCGTCCGTCTCACAGACGCCACGCTGCCAGACCTTTTTTCGCAGATCAAACTGCAGAGTGACTGGCGGATCTTTTATAAGGATGAGCTGATCAGCCGGGAACAGAAGGTTACCCTTGATGTGAAGGACAAGGATGTCCGCGAAGTGCTGGACCTGGCGCTGCGGGATACCCGGCTTACCTATCGCATCATCAAAAAGCAGGTGGCCATCATTTCCCGGGACGAGCTGCTGCCTGATGGCAGATTCGTACAGGAAGATACCGGTTTCGTGATCAAAGGCCGCATTTACGACACCCATGAGCCGCCGCAGGGCATCCCCGGTGTAACGGTGCGTATCAAAAACTCCAATAAGGGAGCGATGGCAGATGCGGACGGTTATTTTACGATCCGTGCGAAGAAAAACGACGTGCTGATCTTTTCCCTGATGGGCTATCACCCGGAAGAGTTTACCGTTTCACGGCCATTGAGCAACCTCACGATTTCCCTGAAAGAAAATATTTCCGCGCTGGATGAGGTAGTGGTGGTGGGGCTTTCCGAATTGCAGCGCAAGCATATCGCCAGCTCCGTGGGATCGGTGGACGTGGAATCCAGAATGTCAGGCAAACCGGTAACGCAGATATCCCAGGCTTTGCAGGGCGGCGTAACCGGTCTGCAGGTCCGGCAGGGGTCCGGCCTTCCGGGCGGTGATGCCGCTTCTATCAAAATCCGCGGCCTGAGTACTTTGGGCAACGGCGATCCGCTAGTGCTGGTTGATGGTATTCCGATGGATATGGACTTCATCGATCCGCTGACAGTGGAGAGCATTACTGTGCTGAAAGATGCCGCTGCTGCAGCTGTATATGGTGCCCGTGGCGGTAATGGAGTGATCCTGGTAACCACCAAACGCGGCGTGCCGGGGAGGGTAGCGGTGACCTACGACGGATATTTTGGAGTGCAAGCGCCTTCTCGCATGCCGGACCTAGTGGATGCGCCTACTTATATGAATATGTACAACGAAGCGTTGGTGAACAATGGTCGCCCGGTTTTCTATACCCAGGATGCGATCGACAGCACCCGTATGGGGGTTGATCCCCTAAAGTATCCCAATACCGACTGGCAGGACGTGATCATCAAAAAAAATGCGCCCATCACCAGCCATTCGCTTTCTGTAAGTGGCGGTAACAGCATGGCCCGCTTCGCGCTGACGGCCAATTACCAGTTCCATGACGGTATGATACCGGTGAGCAATTCCCGCAAGTACAACATCCGGGCCAACACTTCCGTCTCCCTCAGTAAAAAATTTCTTGTGAATATGGACATGCTGGCGATCAAACGTAACGTGAGCTATCCCAACCGCCCGAATGGCAGCGGCGGCAACCGCATGCTGGAAGACGTCTATCGTGTTCCGCCGACCGTTCTGCCTAAATACCCTGTAGAGGACGGCTCTCCCGTTATCTACGGGCGTTACGTGGATATTGTGAATCCGCTGGCCTATGCGGAAGTGGGCGGAGCCCGCAGATATGAATCCATGCAAAGCAGTATTAACCTGCAGCCGAAATGGGAAGTGATGCCGGGGCTGAACCTGAAGGGGCAACTCAGTTACCGCCTGAACAGCGATGTAATACGTACCAGTAGGAATAATTATCATTTCTTCGACTACTATACAGGCCAACTGGTGCAAACGTGGGGGCAGCAGCGTACCCGTGATTTCTATCGCACCACATATTATTATGCCAGCGCTTCTGCGGACTATACTTTCGACATTGGCAAACACCACTTTTTTGCTTTGCTTGGGTATTCGCAGGAAGAAACGCAGTCCGGCGACTGGGATATATGGTCCATACTTGGTACCTACAGCAAGGTGAATTATTCTTATGCTGACAAATACCTTGTAGAAGCCGCATTTCGCATGGATGGTAACTCCAAGTTCGGGCCGGGTCACAAGTATGGCTATTTTCCTTCCGTAGCAGTCGGCTGGAACGTACACAAAGAGAATTTCCTGAAAGATTCCCGCGCTGTCAGCAATCTGAAATTACGTGCTTCTTACGGCCAGCTCGGCAACCAGAATATCAACCCGTATCTTTACCAAAACCTGATCAGTACTACGGACGGAGTGGAAGGTACATGGGGTAATCCTGATATCACCTGGGAAACCGTTAACCTGCTGGATATCGGCTTCGACCTGGGATTGTACAACAATCGGATTGAAGTGACATTCGACTACTACGATAAAAGAACTGACGGTATTCTGCTGACACCCCCGGTTTCTTATGTCGGCGGCCTCGGCACGCCTCCTATCAACGCGGGCAAGGTGCGCAACCAAGGCCTGGAGTTGGCGGTAAACTACAATGAGAATTTTGGAAAGGACTGGAGTATTTCCATTCGGCCCGGTATCACTTACAACGAAAACGAAATACTTTCCCTGAAGGGAGGTCCCTATATCACTACCAGTGCTGCACGTATCCATCAGGAGGGTTATACCATCAACAGTATATACGGCTATCAGTCAGACGGCTTGCTGCAGGCAGATGACTTCGAGGCAGATGGCAAAAGCAAAGTGCCTATTTTCCTTGGTCAGCTGCCCGGCGATATTAAATATGTAGATCAGAATGGCGATGGCCTGATCGATGGGAACGACCAGAAACTGATCGGTAACAGGACCCCCAAAGTGGATTACTTCTCGAATTTCCGTGTCGGATACAAAAACTGGGATCTCGAATGGCTCATTCAGGGTGTTTCTGATAACGATGTATTGCTTGCCGGTATGCTGGCCTATCCGCTGGACATGTCGTTCGATGGTGGCGTACCAACAAAATATTACTCCGAAAACTATTGGACGCCTGAGCGCACGGACGCCCGTTTCCCGCGATTGAATACATCGCCCGCCTCCAACAAGCTGACATCGGACTTCTGGTTCCAGAACGGTGCGTACCTGCGTGTGAAATATGTGCAACTGGGATATAACCTGCAAAGCACAGGGTTAAAACGCATGGGCATCCGAAACATACGAATGTATGCCAACGCCCAGAATCCTTTTGTTGCCACGGGAATGAAGCTTACTGATCCTGAAAGCCAGGGCAACCAGTGGACTTATGGCATTATGAAAACCTATATGGTAGGATGTAACGTTCAATTCTAAATCAGCAATCATGAAAAAAATGAAATTTTCTTATATATGGATCGCAACCTGTGTTGGTATTACAGCACTATCGGGATGTGAGAAGTTCCTTACCAACGATCATCCCACACAGATATCCGATGCTGAATGGTGGAATACGGAAGCGAATGCTACCAATG
This genomic stretch from Chitinophaga sp. XS-30 harbors:
- a CDS encoding VOC family protein — its product is MSKANIPAGYPAVIPYFLVSDGDQFLVFLKTVFEAEEKATYRDAAGRLMHGEADINGSIIMFGESNEAWEPETSSVFVYVTDADTTYAKAMEAGSTSRQEPASKDYGRAAGIRDPFGNTWWITSV
- a CDS encoding TonB-dependent receptor; this translates as MKLTTFLLFAGISCAFSSASYSQGRISVRLTDATLPDLFSQIKLQSDWRIFYKDELISREQKVTLDVKDKDVREVLDLALRDTRLTYRIIKKQVAIISRDELLPDGRFVQEDTGFVIKGRIYDTHEPPQGIPGVTVRIKNSNKGAMADADGYFTIRAKKNDVLIFSLMGYHPEEFTVSRPLSNLTISLKENISALDEVVVVGLSELQRKHIASSVGSVDVESRMSGKPVTQISQALQGGVTGLQVRQGSGLPGGDAASIKIRGLSTLGNGDPLVLVDGIPMDMDFIDPLTVESITVLKDAAAAAVYGARGGNGVILVTTKRGVPGRVAVTYDGYFGVQAPSRMPDLVDAPTYMNMYNEALVNNGRPVFYTQDAIDSTRMGVDPLKYPNTDWQDVIIKKNAPITSHSLSVSGGNSMARFALTANYQFHDGMIPVSNSRKYNIRANTSVSLSKKFLVNMDMLAIKRNVSYPNRPNGSGGNRMLEDVYRVPPTVLPKYPVEDGSPVIYGRYVDIVNPLAYAEVGGARRYESMQSSINLQPKWEVMPGLNLKGQLSYRLNSDVIRTSRNNYHFFDYYTGQLVQTWGQQRTRDFYRTTYYYASASADYTFDIGKHHFFALLGYSQEETQSGDWDIWSILGTYSKVNYSYADKYLVEAAFRMDGNSKFGPGHKYGYFPSVAVGWNVHKENFLKDSRAVSNLKLRASYGQLGNQNINPYLYQNLISTTDGVEGTWGNPDITWETVNLLDIGFDLGLYNNRIEVTFDYYDKRTDGILLTPPVSYVGGLGTPPINAGKVRNQGLELAVNYNENFGKDWSISIRPGITYNENEILSLKGGPYITTSAARIHQEGYTINSIYGYQSDGLLQADDFEADGKSKVPIFLGQLPGDIKYVDQNGDGLIDGNDQKLIGNRTPKVDYFSNFRVGYKNWDLEWLIQGVSDNDVLLAGMLAYPLDMSFDGGVPTKYYSENYWTPERTDARFPRLNTSPASNKLTSDFWFQNGAYLRVKYVQLGYNLQSTGLKRMGIRNIRMYANAQNPFVATGMKLTDPESQGNQWTYGIMKTYMVGCNVQF
- a CDS encoding FecR family protein, translated to MSQHNEQPSGERDPLEPEVKQIVRAAGNESLAPDEKAELWERIETSVSERQPVYRRLWWKVAAAVIVLVAAGWWMLRQKPVAEKGVLAFAQQQQPVADTSGETRLVLGNNRQVTLSGASASLTYSQNGTHVMVNDNEQYQQEGGEEIQYNTLIVPYGRRAKITMEDGTEVWLNAGSRMVYPVVFDGKSREVFLEGEAYFEVVGREGHPFFVYTSQLKTAVLGTAFNISAYADDAEQTVVLIQGSVKVHANVGAAQQLLTPGYKAGYSVIDHNISKEQVNTMIYTAWKEGRLMFEHAPLQHILKKLSRYFNIRITTESNGQSTFSGDLDLADDIGHVLDAVSVSTGMKYEHTTEGIILKKK
- a CDS encoding RNA polymerase sigma factor, producing the protein MNNLPQFKDENELWAAVREGQAGAFKVLYEDYADVLFRYGMRYFSEAETVKDCMHDLFVDLHHYHRNLSPAVNIRFYLLGAFRRKLHETRKKTVPLYPDDGADTTFMIEYDKEHHIIADEQQKEMLGRLSAALQLLPARQKEVLYLRYNCELSYEDVAEVMKISIPTCRTLAYRAFQQLREQLKHTPVYYLLICLFNSF
- a CDS encoding 1-acyl-sn-glycerol-3-phosphate acyltransferase, which gives rise to MIFVITLLLMVIPIWITSLLPDPRKTRYFLALARGWMAVYMPLIFCPVYRHGKEHFKKGQVYVVVCNHNSLMDVPVTTPWTPGVNKTLAKYEMGRIPLFGMMYKIGGIMVNRKDEASRRESFEHMHRALEMGMHMILFPEGTRNRTGYPLKSFYDGAFLLAIDAQVPVIPALLFNTRKILVPGKFFFALPHRIDYHFLPPVETKGLNRDDVRMLKEKVFMMMWEYYQQHGGK
- a CDS encoding exo-alpha-sialidase, producing MKKINFFSTKMRRHNKVVLVFSFILVAMVACKKTGVPPDAASEPGKEIETRSSTEGEFTTLAFNTPIKLFDGGSGLYHSYRIPSIIRTKKGTLIAFCEARVDNNRDYGNINVICRRSATNGSGWGPEILVKSTSGTWGNPTAVVNQSDGKIWLFMSYNDAGLSQFGDNGTTKITQPGQRKTFVCYSTFDQDGNTWSTPVNITNIVKPANMVWDAMGPGIGIQKRFGATAGRLIIPASGRNIYSDNNGTTWQYESIPGGTSEGTIVERLTGVLMRNDRGVGSAGFYRYKSVGGIGTSWTDFEAVTALPDPHCQGSILRYTDSPSRILFMNSASQSTRTAMRIRISNDEGISWPTSKAIPQNGSGNAKLGGYSSMVKTADNMIGALIEFNENTSNSESSNRSIYFHKFNLAWF
- a CDS encoding helix-turn-helix transcriptional regulator: MIFLTWYPDMYRTFPPPPQLARHVRMFWVFEHDVPQGEPYVYRSMADGCAEMVFHYKGLFSGLNTDDHPYHPAVLHAQSSRHRRFLTHGSFGIFGAYLYPSALPQLFGLSSAAFSNHVPELAAVLSTEGRFLQEQVMTAASHPQRVQILSRFLLERLHKRRQDETAAHVAIRHIIAAKGQVNVTALASQICLSTRQFERKFKEFGGFSPKMYSRIIRFQGALAEYGNTPRSMTDIAYACGYYDQSHFIHEFREFSGYHPRQYFSGRPEGIEYREG
- the ung gene encoding uracil-DNA glycosylase, whose translation is MDVKIESSWKEVLKDEFQKTYFEQIVMFLKHEKALNKVIYPPGNLIFNAFDKTPFDNVKVVILGQDPYHGPGQAHGLCFSVQKGVKPPPSLVNIYKELNKDVGIPIPETGDLTKWAEHGVLLLNAMLTVRNGEPASHSKIGWETFTDAVIRKISDLKEGVVFMLWGKFAQDKQVLIDATRHYILKAAHPSPFSADKGFFGCRHFSKANELLVKDGKEPVDWQL